GCAAGGATACGCTCATAGGCATCGGGAGTATTCATATCCATGAGCATGTGCTCATCCGGCACCTGGACCGGAATGATCCCATGGGCAACCGATCGAAACAATCCGTGCAGGCCTTTGTCTCCTGTCCAGCCAAGGATGTCCGCTGCCCATGAGGAAGGAACAAGAGGGGGGTGCCCGCTTTGTTTTCCGCAATAGGGTATGACAACAGACGTATCATTCTCCCGCCATGTCTGCGCTGCAAGCCGCAAGGTACACGACCGGACAAGGGGGATATCCACGGGCAGAAGAAACATGCCCGCGCATTCTTTGGCCAGGGCCCTGATCCCCGTGCAGACAGAGGCAAACATGCCCTCTTCAGGATGAGGATTGCAGGCCTCGACCACTCCGAGGCCATCCAGCAAAGGGCGGATGCATTCTCCGTGAAATCCCGTGACCACGCAGATGCGTTCGATCCCGACCTCCCGGAACAAGGCGACCTCATGTTCCAGCACGGTTCGCCCCCCCAGGGGAAGCAGGGCCTTGCATCGGCCCATGCGGGAAGATTCTCCGGCGGCCAGAATAATTGCACCCAGATCCTTCATAATCCGGCCCGTCGTGCCTGAATGAGTTGGGCCACGATACTCACCCCTATTTCCTGGGGTGTCCTGGCTCCAATGGACACGCCCAGGGGGCAGTGCACCCGGTCCAAATCCTTTTGAGTCAGACCCTTGTCCAGAAGATCGGC
The window above is part of the Desulfoplanes formicivorans genome. Proteins encoded here:
- a CDS encoding DVU_1551 family NTP transferase, with product MKDLGAIILAAGESSRMGRCKALLPLGGRTVLEHEVALFREVGIERICVVTGFHGECIRPLLDGLGVVEACNPHPEEGMFASVCTGIRALAKECAGMFLLPVDIPLVRSCTLRLAAQTWRENDTSVVIPYCGKQSGHPPLVPSSWAADILGWTGDKGLHGLFRSVAHGIIPVQVPDEHMLMDMNTPDAYERILAAWQRFGVPSRKECLVVMEDVHPIPEHIRAHSIMVAALARAMGEHLNQHGGAFDPDLLEAAGLLHDIARLERHHGPRGAEILDAMGLSQVARVIAPHSDMHVPDGAPITHQEIIFLADKYFKGDRPVSLAVRYGAKMEQYGINAKARAHVKERLDHALHAEARFQERTGIVLEALANQVSGNSLCPE